From the Mastacembelus armatus chromosome 14, fMasArm1.2, whole genome shotgun sequence genome, one window contains:
- the trim37 gene encoding E3 ubiquitin-protein ligase TRIM37 isoform X1 — translation MCASLYNVAFLQPFVYQVSRTKPREDCWLQLICFVPENKNFKLAEMDEQSVESIAEVFRCFICMEKLRDARLCPHCSKLCCFSCIRRWLTEQRAQCPHCRAPLQLRELVNCRWAEEVTQQLDTLQLCSLTKHEDNDKDKCENHHEKLSVFCWTCKKCICHQCALWGGMHGGHTFKPLVEIYEQHVTKVKEEVAKLRRRLMELISLVQEVERNVEAVRGAKDERVREIRNAVEMMIARLDNQLKNKLITLMGQKTSLTQETELLESLLQEVEHQLHSCSKSELISKSPEILLMFQQVHRKPMQSFVTTPVPPDFTSELVPAYDSSTFVLVNFSTLRQRADPVYSPPLQISGLCWRLKVYPDGNGVVRGNYLSVFLELSAGLPETSKYEYRVEMVHQASSDPTKNIIREFASDFEVGECWGYNRFFRLDLLASEGYLNMQTDTLVLRYQVRSPTFFQKCRDQYWYISQLESAQSGYIQQINNLKERLAIELFRRQTSRSSSPPDLRLATGNTTSERDPRSVKSDDDIQTSLTNTKKGEEEERTQHDDSNELSDGDLEVDCLTEEEVNPLDGSCTSGSSTATSNTEENDIDEETMSGENDVDFIGNLETEEGELPDDLAGATGGSSSSARSLHRTGAAVGGAVGPGSNSLLEIDPVILIQLLDLKERSSVESLWGLQPRPPVSLLHSQAHPHSRKERERRPQVVRRSAPDSGVLIRLKAQMAEVRSKMSDVKSQVLEARGAAEPRPGPSGAFTVEEVPSHHADSEMSACRKPSELDLLGRAAAARSRPCRPARKSLSPVLDSCGSLVVKRRSPEEMEKDLRGAEAASELSLHPKEVLGGTEGVLKADSTQGSLMSLSSSSSEQASTSKQQYLVEQQLYGASGPRDDVFSLAGPSYITASKSCGSRTLGSAILDCESESSGNTHLSLLEGPSAPPQSNEDQSQSVLVAATSSDSDTEDEALQSNNSHYDNQTPPCTGDQFLSDDMSLPTDR, via the exons ATGTGCGCTAGTTTATATAATGTAGCGTTTCTCCAGCCGTTTGTTTATCAGGTGAGTCGGACGAAGCCGAGGGAAG ACTGCTGGTTACAACTTATTTGCTTTGTCCCTGAGAACAAGAACTTCAAACTGGCTGAAATGGATGAACAAAGTGTTGAG AGTATTGCCGAGGTGTTTCGCTGCTTTATCTGCATGGAGAAACTGAGGGATGCCCGTCTCTGCCCACACTGCTCCAAACTCTGCTGCTTCAGCTGCATACGA CGATGGTTGACAGAGCAGAGAGCCCAGTGTCCACACTGTCG GGCTCCACTCCAGCTGAGGGAGCTGGTTAACTGTCGCTGGGCAGAGGAGGTCACCCAGCAGCTGGACACCCTGCAACTCTGCAGCCTCACCAAGCATGAAGACAATGACAAGGACAA ATGTGAGAACCACCATGAGAAGCTCAGCGTTTTCTGTTGGACCTGTAAGAAATGCATCTGTCACCAGTGTGCTCTGTGGGGAGGCATG CACGGTGGCCACACCTTCAAACCCTTGGTGGAGATCTATGAGCAGCATGTAACCAAGGTGAAGGAGGAGGTTGCCAAGCTCCGCCGCCGCCTCATGGAGCTGATCAGTCTGGTGCAGGAAGTG GAGAGGAATGTAGAAGCTGTCAGGGGAGCAAAAGACGAGAGGGTCAGAGAGATCCGAAATGCTGTGGAAATGATGATCGCTCGTCTGGACAACCAGCTCAAGAACAAGCTCATCACCCTCATGG GCCAGAAAACATCCCTGACTCAAGAGACAGAGCTGCTGGAGTCGCTCCTGCAGGAAGTGGAGCATCAG CTTCACTCCTGCAGTAAGAGTGAGCTCATCTCCAAGAGCCCAGAGATCCTGCTCATGTTCCAGCAGGTTCATCGGAAACCCATGCAGTCCTTTGTCACCACACCAGTCCCCCCGGACTTCACCAG TGAGTTGGTTCCTGCCTATGACTCCAGTACCTTTGTTCTGGTCAACTTCAG cacCCTTAGGCAGCGGGCTGACCCAGTGTACAGCCCTCCTCTACAGATATCTGGGCTGTGTTGGAGACTCAAAGTCTACCCA GATGGCAATGGTGTGGTTCGTGGAAACTACCTGTCCGTGTTCTTGGAATTGTCTGCTGGACTCCCTGAAACATCCAA GTATGAGTACCGTGTGGAGATGGTCCATCAAGCTTCCAGTGACCCAACCAAAAACATTATTCGGGAGTTTGCCTCAGACTTTGAAGTTGGTGAATGCTGGGGCTACAACCGCTTCTTTAGATTGGATCTTCTTGCCAGTGAGGGCTACTTGAACATGCAGACCGACACACTGGTCCTTCG TTACCAGGTTCGCTCACCCACCTTCTTTCAGAAGTGCAGAGATCAGTACTGGTACATCAGCCAGCTGGAGTCGGCCCAAAGCGGCTACATACAGCAGATCAACAACCTCAAAGAg AGGTTGGCTATTGAGCTGTTTCGCCGTCAGACATCCCGCAGCTCCTCCCCCCCTGACTTGAGGCTCGCCACGGGAAACACTACCTCTGAAAGAGACCCTCGCTCAGTGAAGAGTGACGATGACATCCAGACCTCTTTGACCAACACTAAAAAAGgcgaagaagaagagaggaccCAACATGATGATTCTAAT GAGCTGTCGGATGGTGACTTGGAGGTGGACTGTCTGACAGAGGAAGAGGTGAACCCACTGGATGGCAGCTGCACCTCAGGCAGCTCCACAGCCACCAGCAACACTGAGGAGAATGACATTGATGAGGAGACCAT GTCTGGAGAGAATGATGTAGATTTCATTGGGAACTTAGAGACAGAAGAAGGAGAGCTTCCTGATGACTTGGCTGGAGCCACAG GTGGATCCAGCTCCAGTGCACGTTCCTTGCACCGCACTGGTGCTGCTGTCGGTGGTGCTGTTGGGCCAGGCAGCAACAGCCTTTTAGAGATTGACCCGGTCATCCTGATCCAGCTGCTGGATCTGAAGGAGCGCAGCAGCGTAGAGTCTCTGTGGGGCCTTCAGCCTCGGCctcctgtttctctgctgcacagCCAAG CTCATCCTCACTCCAGGAAAGAACGTGAGCGGCGGCCTCAGGTGGTGCGACGATCAGCCCCAGACTCTGGGGTCCTGATCCGCCTCAAGGCTCAGATGGCTGAAGTCCGCAGCAAGATGTCTGATGTCAAAAGTCAAGTGCTGGAAGCTCGGGGAGCTGCAGAACCCAGACCAGGCCCCTCAGGGGCTTTCACTGTTGAGGAGGTACCCTCTCACCATGCTGATTCTGAGATGTCAGCTTGTCGTAAACCCTCTGAGCTGGACCTGCTGGggagagcagctgcagctcgGTCTAGGCCCTGCCGCCCTG CCAGGAAATCTCTCTCCCCTGTTCTGGACAGCTGCGGCTCTCTGGTTGTGAAGAGGAGGAGTCCAGAGGAGATGGAGAAGGACCTGAGAGGAGCAGAAGCAGCCTCAGAGCTCAGTCTGCATCCTAAAGAGGTCCTGGGAGGCACAGAGG GAGTGCTGAAGGCTGACAGCACCCAGGGCTCCCTCATGTCTCTCAGCAGCTCATCATCAGAGCAGGCCTCCACATCCAAGCAGCAATATTtggtggagcagcagctgtACGGAGCCTCGGGGCCCAGGGACGACGTCTTCTCCTTGGCTGGACCAAGCTACATCACTGCCAGCAAGAGCTGTGGGAGTAGGACTCTAGG GTCAGCCATATTGGATTGTGAATCTGAAAGCTCAGGAAACACCCATCTGTCCTTGCTGGAGGGACCCTCTGCACCACCACAGTCAAATGAAG ATCAGTCGCAATCAGTCCTGGTGGCAGCAACaagcagtgacagtgacactgagGACGAGGCCCTGCAGAGCAACAACTCCCACTACGACAACCAGACTCCTCCCTGCACAG GAGACCAATTCCTGTCTGATGACATGAGTCTGCCCACTGACAGGTGA
- the trim37 gene encoding E3 ubiquitin-protein ligase TRIM37 isoform X2 gives MDEQSVESIAEVFRCFICMEKLRDARLCPHCSKLCCFSCIRRWLTEQRAQCPHCRAPLQLRELVNCRWAEEVTQQLDTLQLCSLTKHEDNDKDKCENHHEKLSVFCWTCKKCICHQCALWGGMHGGHTFKPLVEIYEQHVTKVKEEVAKLRRRLMELISLVQEVERNVEAVRGAKDERVREIRNAVEMMIARLDNQLKNKLITLMGQKTSLTQETELLESLLQEVEHQLHSCSKSELISKSPEILLMFQQVHRKPMQSFVTTPVPPDFTSELVPAYDSSTFVLVNFSTLRQRADPVYSPPLQISGLCWRLKVYPDGNGVVRGNYLSVFLELSAGLPETSKYEYRVEMVHQASSDPTKNIIREFASDFEVGECWGYNRFFRLDLLASEGYLNMQTDTLVLRYQVRSPTFFQKCRDQYWYISQLESAQSGYIQQINNLKERLAIELFRRQTSRSSSPPDLRLATGNTTSERDPRSVKSDDDIQTSLTNTKKGEEEERTQHDDSNELSDGDLEVDCLTEEEVNPLDGSCTSGSSTATSNTEENDIDEETMSGENDVDFIGNLETEEGELPDDLAGATGGSSSSARSLHRTGAAVGGAVGPGSNSLLEIDPVILIQLLDLKERSSVESLWGLQPRPPVSLLHSQAHPHSRKERERRPQVVRRSAPDSGVLIRLKAQMAEVRSKMSDVKSQVLEARGAAEPRPGPSGAFTVEEVPSHHADSEMSACRKPSELDLLGRAAAARSRPCRPARKSLSPVLDSCGSLVVKRRSPEEMEKDLRGAEAASELSLHPKEVLGGTEGVLKADSTQGSLMSLSSSSSEQASTSKQQYLVEQQLYGASGPRDDVFSLAGPSYITASKSCGSRTLGSAILDCESESSGNTHLSLLEGPSAPPQSNEDQSQSVLVAATSSDSDTEDEALQSNNSHYDNQTPPCTGDQFLSDDMSLPTDR, from the exons ATGGATGAACAAAGTGTTGAG AGTATTGCCGAGGTGTTTCGCTGCTTTATCTGCATGGAGAAACTGAGGGATGCCCGTCTCTGCCCACACTGCTCCAAACTCTGCTGCTTCAGCTGCATACGA CGATGGTTGACAGAGCAGAGAGCCCAGTGTCCACACTGTCG GGCTCCACTCCAGCTGAGGGAGCTGGTTAACTGTCGCTGGGCAGAGGAGGTCACCCAGCAGCTGGACACCCTGCAACTCTGCAGCCTCACCAAGCATGAAGACAATGACAAGGACAA ATGTGAGAACCACCATGAGAAGCTCAGCGTTTTCTGTTGGACCTGTAAGAAATGCATCTGTCACCAGTGTGCTCTGTGGGGAGGCATG CACGGTGGCCACACCTTCAAACCCTTGGTGGAGATCTATGAGCAGCATGTAACCAAGGTGAAGGAGGAGGTTGCCAAGCTCCGCCGCCGCCTCATGGAGCTGATCAGTCTGGTGCAGGAAGTG GAGAGGAATGTAGAAGCTGTCAGGGGAGCAAAAGACGAGAGGGTCAGAGAGATCCGAAATGCTGTGGAAATGATGATCGCTCGTCTGGACAACCAGCTCAAGAACAAGCTCATCACCCTCATGG GCCAGAAAACATCCCTGACTCAAGAGACAGAGCTGCTGGAGTCGCTCCTGCAGGAAGTGGAGCATCAG CTTCACTCCTGCAGTAAGAGTGAGCTCATCTCCAAGAGCCCAGAGATCCTGCTCATGTTCCAGCAGGTTCATCGGAAACCCATGCAGTCCTTTGTCACCACACCAGTCCCCCCGGACTTCACCAG TGAGTTGGTTCCTGCCTATGACTCCAGTACCTTTGTTCTGGTCAACTTCAG cacCCTTAGGCAGCGGGCTGACCCAGTGTACAGCCCTCCTCTACAGATATCTGGGCTGTGTTGGAGACTCAAAGTCTACCCA GATGGCAATGGTGTGGTTCGTGGAAACTACCTGTCCGTGTTCTTGGAATTGTCTGCTGGACTCCCTGAAACATCCAA GTATGAGTACCGTGTGGAGATGGTCCATCAAGCTTCCAGTGACCCAACCAAAAACATTATTCGGGAGTTTGCCTCAGACTTTGAAGTTGGTGAATGCTGGGGCTACAACCGCTTCTTTAGATTGGATCTTCTTGCCAGTGAGGGCTACTTGAACATGCAGACCGACACACTGGTCCTTCG TTACCAGGTTCGCTCACCCACCTTCTTTCAGAAGTGCAGAGATCAGTACTGGTACATCAGCCAGCTGGAGTCGGCCCAAAGCGGCTACATACAGCAGATCAACAACCTCAAAGAg AGGTTGGCTATTGAGCTGTTTCGCCGTCAGACATCCCGCAGCTCCTCCCCCCCTGACTTGAGGCTCGCCACGGGAAACACTACCTCTGAAAGAGACCCTCGCTCAGTGAAGAGTGACGATGACATCCAGACCTCTTTGACCAACACTAAAAAAGgcgaagaagaagagaggaccCAACATGATGATTCTAAT GAGCTGTCGGATGGTGACTTGGAGGTGGACTGTCTGACAGAGGAAGAGGTGAACCCACTGGATGGCAGCTGCACCTCAGGCAGCTCCACAGCCACCAGCAACACTGAGGAGAATGACATTGATGAGGAGACCAT GTCTGGAGAGAATGATGTAGATTTCATTGGGAACTTAGAGACAGAAGAAGGAGAGCTTCCTGATGACTTGGCTGGAGCCACAG GTGGATCCAGCTCCAGTGCACGTTCCTTGCACCGCACTGGTGCTGCTGTCGGTGGTGCTGTTGGGCCAGGCAGCAACAGCCTTTTAGAGATTGACCCGGTCATCCTGATCCAGCTGCTGGATCTGAAGGAGCGCAGCAGCGTAGAGTCTCTGTGGGGCCTTCAGCCTCGGCctcctgtttctctgctgcacagCCAAG CTCATCCTCACTCCAGGAAAGAACGTGAGCGGCGGCCTCAGGTGGTGCGACGATCAGCCCCAGACTCTGGGGTCCTGATCCGCCTCAAGGCTCAGATGGCTGAAGTCCGCAGCAAGATGTCTGATGTCAAAAGTCAAGTGCTGGAAGCTCGGGGAGCTGCAGAACCCAGACCAGGCCCCTCAGGGGCTTTCACTGTTGAGGAGGTACCCTCTCACCATGCTGATTCTGAGATGTCAGCTTGTCGTAAACCCTCTGAGCTGGACCTGCTGGggagagcagctgcagctcgGTCTAGGCCCTGCCGCCCTG CCAGGAAATCTCTCTCCCCTGTTCTGGACAGCTGCGGCTCTCTGGTTGTGAAGAGGAGGAGTCCAGAGGAGATGGAGAAGGACCTGAGAGGAGCAGAAGCAGCCTCAGAGCTCAGTCTGCATCCTAAAGAGGTCCTGGGAGGCACAGAGG GAGTGCTGAAGGCTGACAGCACCCAGGGCTCCCTCATGTCTCTCAGCAGCTCATCATCAGAGCAGGCCTCCACATCCAAGCAGCAATATTtggtggagcagcagctgtACGGAGCCTCGGGGCCCAGGGACGACGTCTTCTCCTTGGCTGGACCAAGCTACATCACTGCCAGCAAGAGCTGTGGGAGTAGGACTCTAGG GTCAGCCATATTGGATTGTGAATCTGAAAGCTCAGGAAACACCCATCTGTCCTTGCTGGAGGGACCCTCTGCACCACCACAGTCAAATGAAG ATCAGTCGCAATCAGTCCTGGTGGCAGCAACaagcagtgacagtgacactgagGACGAGGCCCTGCAGAGCAACAACTCCCACTACGACAACCAGACTCCTCCCTGCACAG GAGACCAATTCCTGTCTGATGACATGAGTCTGCCCACTGACAGGTGA